In Bombus huntii isolate Logan2020A chromosome 3, iyBomHunt1.1, whole genome shotgun sequence, a single genomic region encodes these proteins:
- the LOC126863833 gene encoding uncharacterized protein LOC126863833 isoform X6, which yields MAEDRNNSQRLVRQAHTIEHGSSPPPVSTLPTGSGGGVGTIASAIATTGGVQRYDSPPRGPRTLLLRRGENGFGFTLRHFIVYPPESCCMLPGHERTRIDEPMDTIFVKQVRGNSPAAEAGLRTGDRVVSVDGRPTRGEQYAKVVQRIQQAGPWLRLLVVSKEDDILQRYFGETAHNPETNQRPRLRSPERSGHRQRRSVSMIPSLSPRTRQSWVCPARSSMPTPLCQDQDSPRQLIDDSVGIIDKHQQQLQRNIAKSNIFVGTLTRIHENIASAGTLPGERQSIDTKNGTSSLPSSPGPEKKVNDKFPILPQGLQIVSKRAKQFESGRLLSDDDEPTGDRISLYKSELSRLSTKHSVPNVAVRRREFESKAEAQEPRRIPPVPTRETKSLDSGSGLKGNRIIPVGSKHIHCEPPGNYNTLEETPNTRITDGETVRPRIRSNSAESWESTSTSNLLNTVRLHWFQRQDDTERKRDTNGNDNSVYVDATNICDGKEKIVEKGSRRQQQDGYAQIIKAESGVLPSDNDMHNNEVVFRRQKNTQIDEDRATRRVSYLKATWGERIHVDSDLELSDSEPITHTSRSGNSICTGREAATGIIKDIGQVEREGPLHVKFTVLDGKRSSDRSWKQLWGVLRGPILFFYKDRQNQSPSLSCDGENVAQSVDVRCSLVDIAEDYTKRKHVLRLANPNAEVLLQTEDAASMALWLRALHEHAAAEKPSEIAHNSTLKQQAVPQTPGPTSSSSTCQTTTNASPMTMSTGSSSGGQRLSPLPGHKGIKKLTSFRNRSPTGQSPINKTRKPSQTIDSLVSPKTKTWKGRVAKQLRRMHGQTGSPSSPTTQLPPEGATFKVPLELCPPSSFSEYVPLIVEMCTSIVEARGLEVVGIYRVPGNTAAISHLTDSVNKGFENINLQDPRWSDVNVISSLLKSFFRQLPDSLLTAELYPMFIDADKVEDPQRRMTTIRKLLRDLPEHHFETLKYLMFHLKRIVEHSEVNKMEAKNLAIVFGPTLVRASGSRDNMVTMVTDMSHQCRIVESLLNNVDWFFSDDDLDDLSRLSVNLSLPADTSEIETTTSSNNHNLLLNNIQKVEGREMASAKDIVSSIISAANRKIQRRRKCQDETDNETHEVDKLRMKQEAENLQNRRSMALNERQCSVSEIVLMHESQSQSNRSIDRCDRSPTLDQAAITSSSIGGSDVIADCTINNRDCTLNSHDDVSSEKSNRYLNRMVESVPSIQPTHRSAVSSASESSRLSSETGLSCFDASSTLSSASNDTKQSNDEVTIRTYAGLSASTQERIRRFEQETKAMLQRDRNRQRREAERREEERRRIEMEWQLAKREMENDDLLDSIVDTTVTTPTTYLSSTTRLSSFNDRLADKSFLDIGSRSTARMPSLSIAVQQQPTPVRRVSQLADEPATILPSENVSNTIIKKLKTDSEQSLEKSTTLPPIRYGSLDSLHETHNISQSSLSPTNQQRKPLSSDVSDDAGSCFLQWTQKILTINKKLSRQTANPGFWWYISSHLHGTASPSGSATKTPGPSSMPMSMPMSIPMSMPISMPMSMPMPMPMPMSMPMPGRMRVPGPVSVSDAADIDVVQRSSTPIASSSGVSPASEPSEFSEPIEPVEQSPPRGVSSGSGAGLSSKTINRFLRGSDLLTSLTTTFDRKWKSLVNSSNQTIRGSATENLSLSDEDAAITRDSQNLRNQRGGGGGGGLREEKEEHKTACPQSCSIETYRDPSLHKTSIEKHQYVRQKNDAPEKDTDSSVTENSSVDRPDNTDMPDNDRSANVRKRVEPKQEQLRSSKETTTTATTTVYEASLAANEPQECCRHEKETSVLAQNGGKAIDDVKDFRHDVDSANYSNKLEKFESLTNCEVRSRLKRSESLNKRSENTSSKLKRSESLNKHSVERLSSPTNGKLKRSESLNKHSERSDSPNSKLKRSESLTKTEKTECNISKRRQSVRKDSATKLKRKNGMPERSIKRRHTVGGTKDFDKVHWLDNKLQVEAERVVRNEYRPKKSQLRTSSPDLSTGRIGLTDTSFLIEVSFRGPSNVVFNVTNARPQSLPDTSLTSKVFKVPLESHV from the exons ATGGCTGAGGACCGAAATAATTCCCAACGGTTGGTTAGGCAGGCGCACACG ATAGAACACGGTTCGTCACCGCCTCCAGTATCGACGCTTCCAACAGGATCAGGTGGTGGTGTCGGAACAATCGCTAGTGCGATAGCAACAACGGGAGGCGTTCAACGATACGATTCGCCACCCAGAGGTCCAAGAACGTTATTGTTGCGCCGCGGAGAAAATGGTTTTGGCTTTACCCTCCGTCATTTTATCGTTTACCCACCGGAGTCCTGTTGC ATGCTACCAGGACACGAACGAACGAGGATAGACGAGCCGATGGATACGATATTCGTGAAACAGGTACGTGGGAATTCGCCAGCAGCCGAAGCAGGATTACGTACAGGGGACAGGGTCGTTTCCGTCGACGGAAGACCAACGCGCGGTGAGCAATACGCGAAAGTAGTTCAACGTATCCAGCAGGCGGGCCCCTGGCTACGACTTCTCGTGGTCTCCAAAGAGGACGATATCTTGCAAAGATATTTCGGTGAAACTGCTCATAATCCTGAAACCAATCAACGACCGCGTCTTCGTTCTCCGGAGAGAAGTGGGCACAGGCAACGCAGATCAGTCAGTATGATTCCCAGCTTGTCGCCAAGAACAAGACAGTCTTGGGTTTGTCCCGCACGAAGCTCGATGCCGACACCGCTGTGTCAAGATCAAGATTCACCTCGACAGCTGATCGATGACAGCGTAGGAATCATCGATAAACATCAGCAACAATTGCAACGAAACATCGCTAAATCGAACATTTTTGTTGGAACCCTGACGAGAATACACGAAAATATCGCAAGCGCTGGCACTTTACCCGGTGAACGGCAATCGATAGATACGAAAAATGGTACTTCTTCTCTGCCTTCGTCTCCTGGACCTGAAAAGAAAGTAAATGATAAATTTCCGATACTACCGCAAGGACTTCAAATCGTATCGAAGCGAGCGAAACAGTTCGAGTCAGGGCGATTATTAAGCGACGACGATGAACCGACTGGTGATCGAATCAGCCTCTACAAAAGCGAGCTGTCGAGATTATCGACTAAGCATAGCGTGCCGAATGTTGCCGTTAGAAGAAGGGAATTTGAATCGAAAGCCGAAGCTCAAGAACCGAGAAGAATACCACCTGTGCCAACCAGGGAAACCAAATCGCTGGACAGTG GTAGCGGATTAAAAGGCAACAGAATAATACCTGTAGGCAGCAAACACATCCACTGTGAACCGCCGGGCAACTATAACACGTTAGAAG AGACACCCAATACGAGAATCACAGACGGGGAAACAGTACGGCCGAGGATTCGTAGCAACAGCGCTGAATCATGGGAATCTACTAGTACGAGCAATTTGTTAAATACCGTTAGACTTCACTGGTTTCAACGACAGGACGATACCGAACGAAAGCGAGATACGAACGGAAATGACAATAGCGTTTACGTTGATGCAACTAATATATGCGATGGAAAGGAGAAAATTGTCGAGAAAGGGTCTAGAAGACAACAACAGGATGGTTACGCGCAAATCATCAAAGCCGAATCTG GTGTATTGCCATCGGATAATGATATGCACAATAACGAAGTTGTATTCAGGCGGCAAAAGAATACGCAGATTG ACGAAGATCGTGCCACAAGAAGGGTGTCCTACTTGAAAGCAACTTGGGGCGAACGAATTCATGTCGACAGTGATTTGGAACTAAGCGACTCCGAGCCTATTACCCATACTTCTAGAAG CGGCAATTCTATTTGTACTGGCCGGGAAGCAGCGACTGGCATTATAAAAGACATCGGACAAGTGGAACGAGAGGGACCTTTACATGTCAAGTTTACTGTACTTGATGGCAAG cGATCTTCCGATCGATCATGGAAACAGCTATGGGGTGTTCTTCGCGGACCGATTCTCTTCTTTTATAAGGATCGTCAAAATCAG agTCCTTCGTTATCCTGCGACGGCGAAAATGTAGCTCAAAGCGTAGATGTGAGATGTTCTCTTGTAGATATCGCGGAGGATTATACGAAACGTAAACACGTGTTACGGTTAGCAAATCCGAACGCAGAAGTTTTGCTACAGACCGAAGACGCAGCGTCCATGGCGCTTTGGCTACGAGCTCTACATGAACATGCTGCTGCTGAAAAACCGTCC gaAATTGCTCATAATAGTACTTTGAAGCAACAAGCTGTCCCACAAACTCCAGGTCCCACCAGCAGTTCTTCAACGTGTCAAACAACCACGAATGCTAGTCCAATGACAATGTCGACTGGTAGTAGTAGTGGTGGTCAGCGATTAAGCCCCCTTCCAGGACATAAAGGCATCAAGAAATTAACTTCGTTTAGGAACAGATCTCCGACTGGACAATCACCGATAAACAAGACTCGAAAACCGAGTCAAACGATCGATAGTTTGGTTTCTCCAAAGACCAAGACATGGAAGGGTAGAGTCGCAAAACAATTGCGGAGAATGCACGGACAAACGGGATCTCCTTCTTCACCAACAACGCAATTACCACCAGAGGGTGCTACCTTCAAAGTACCGCTTGAACTTTGCCCACCG TCATCTTTCTCGGAATACGTGCCATTGATCGTTGAAATGTGCACGAGCATCGTCGAAGCGAGGGGTCTCGAAGTGGTCGGTATTTATAGAGTACCCGGTAACACTGCCGCTATTTCACATTTAACTGACAGCGTGAACAAAGGATTCGAAAATATCAATCTTCAG GATCCTAGATGGAGCGATGTAAACGTAATATCTTCTCTTCTGAAGTCGTTCTTTCGACAGCTCCCAGATTCACTACTCACCGCAGAATTATACCCTATGTTTATCGATGCCGATAAAGTCGAGGATCCTCAAAGAAGAATGACAACGATAAGGAAGTTGCTCAGGGATCTTCCGGAACATCACTTTGAAACTCTCAAGTATTTGATGTTTCATTTAAAAAGAATAGTCGAACATAGCGAGGTTAATAAGATGGAGGCAAAGAATTTGGCCATTGTGTTTGGTCCTACGTTAGTTAGAGCCAGTGGTTCCAGAGACAATATGGTTACTATGGTTACTGATATGTCGCATCAGTGTCGAATTGTTGAAAGCTTATTAAACAAC GTCGATTGGTTCTTTTCGGATGATGATTTGGACGATTTAAGTCGACTGAGCGTGAATCTCAGTCTTCCAGCTGACACTAGCGAGATCGAGACTACAACGTCGAGTAATAATCATAATCTCTTGTTGAACAATATTCAGAAAGTCGAAG GACGCGAAATGGCATCTGCTAAGGACATTGTATCATCTATTATATCCGCTGCTAAtcgaaaaatacaaagaagaaGGAAGTGTCAAGACGAGACGGATAACGAAACTCACGAAGTCGATAAG CTGAGGATGAAACAAGAAGCAGAAAACCTTCAAAATCGGCGAAGTATGGCATTGAACGAGAGGCAATGTTCGGTCAGTGAGATCGTTTTAATGCACGAAAGTCAGAGTCAATCGAATCGTTCCATCGATCGTTGCGACCGGTCACCGACGCTTGATCAGGCTGCCATTACTAGCTCAAGTATCGGTGGTTCCGATGTCATAGCTGATTGCACAATTAATAACCGTGATTGCACGTTAAACAGTCACGATGATGTTTCTTCGGAGAAATCGAACAGATATTTAAATCGTATGGTAGAGTCGGTTCCATCAATTCAACCGACTCATCGCTCGGCCGTCTCGTCGGCTTCAGAGTCTTCCCGACTCTCTAGCGAGACTGGCCTGAGCTGCTTCGATGCAAGTTCGACGCTTTCCAGCGCTTCGAACGACACCAAACAAAGCAATGACGAGGTTACGATAAGAACGTATGCTGGATTGAGCGCGTCTACTCAAGAACGTATACGAAGATTTGAACAGGAAACAAAGGCAATGTTACAGAGGGATCGGAATCGACAAAGACGCGAAGCTGAaaggagagaagaagagagacgaAGAATCGAGATGGAATGGCAATTGGCTAAACGTGAAATGGAAAACGACGATCTGCTCGACAGTATAGTAGACACAACCGTGACAACACCTACTACTTATCTTTCATCCACGACAAGACTTTCTAGTTTTAACGACAGGCTTGCCGATAAATCTTTCCTCGATATCGGTTCCCGATCGACTGCTCGAATGCCGTCTTTATCGATAGCTGTGCAGCAACAACCCACGCCCGTTAGACGAGTGTCGCAACTCGCAGACGAACCTGCTACGATTCTGCCCTCGGAGAACGTCTCGAACACTattataaagaaattgaaaaccGATTCAGAG CAGTCACTGGAAAAATCTACGACGCTACCACCAATTCGTTATGGCAGTTTGGATTCTCTGCACGAAACACACAACATTTCTCAGTCGTCGCTCTCACCGACCAATCAACAACGGAAACCCCTTTCCAGTGATGTCTCGGACGATG CTGGATCTTGTTTTCTACAATGGACTCAGAAGATTCTGACCATTAACAAAAAGCTTTCTAG GCAAACGGCAAATCCCGGTTTCTGGTGGTACATATCGTCTCACCTACATGGTACCGCAAGCCCCTCTGGTTCCGCCACGAAGACACCGGGCCCATCGTCAATGCCAATGTCCATGCCGATGTCAATACCAATGTCAATGCCAATATCAATGCCGATGTCAATGCCAATGCCAATGCCAATGCCAATGTCGATGCCGATGCCAGGGCGAATGCGAGTGCCAGGGCCAGTGTCAGTGTCAGACGCAGCCGACATCGATGTTGTGCAACGATCATCGACACCCATCGCATCCTCCTCGGGAGTATCACCGGCCTCGGAGCCCTCCGAATTCTCGGAGCCTATCGAGCCCGTCGAGCAGTCACCACCGCGAGGGGTGTCTTCGGGCTCAGGGGCCGGATTGTCTTCCAAGACTATAAACAGGTTCCTTCGAG GTAGCGATTTGCTGACCAGCTTGACGACCACGTTCGATCGTAAATGGAAGTCCCTGGTAAACTCGTCGAATCAAACGATTCGTGGATCCGCTACGGAGAATCTGTCTCTCAGCGACGAGGACGCTGCGATAACGCGAGACTCGCAAAACTTGCGAAATCAacgaggaggaggaggaggaggagggttacgagaagagaaagaagaacaCAAAACAGCTTGTCCTCAATCATGCTCGATTGAAACCTATCGGGATCCGAGCCTCCATAAAACATCTATCGAAAAGCATCAATACGTTCGTCAAAAAAAT GATGCTCCGGAAAAGGATACGGATTCATCGGTAACAGAGAATAGCAGCGTCGATCGACCGGATAATACCGATATGCCGGATAACGATCGAAGCGCTAACGTACGAAAAAGGGTCGAACCGAAACAAGAGCAATTACGATCGAGCAAGGAAACAACGACCACGGCAACGACGACAGTTTACGAAGCAAGTTTAGCTGCGAACGAACCGCAAGAATGCTGTAGGCACGAGAAGGAGACATCGGTGTTAGCGCAAAATGGTGGTAAAGCGATCGACGATGTGAAAGATTTTCGACACGATGTCGATTCGGCGAATTACTCGAACAAGCtcgaaaaatttgaaagtctGACAAATTGCGAAGTCAGATCGCGGCTGAAAAGATCTGAATCTTTAAATAAGAGATCTGAAAATACCTCGTCCAAGTTGAAGAGGTCTGAAAGTTTGAACAAACATTCTGTCGAGAGGCTCTCGTCCCCGACCAATGGCAAGTTGAAACGCTCTGAAAGTTTGAACAAGCATTCGGAGAGATCCGATTCTCCGAACAGTAAGTTAAAGCGATCGGAGTCGCTGACAAAAACTGAAAAAACTGAGTGTAATATTAGCAAGAGACGACAATCCGTTAGAAAAGATAGTGCGACgaaattaaaacgaaaaaatgGTATGCCCGAACGATCGATCAAGCGCAGGCACACTGTGGGCGGTACCAAGGATTTCGACAAAGTACATTGGTTGGATAATAAACTGCAAGTCGAGGCTGAGAGAGTGGTGAGAAACGAATATAGACCGAAGAAAAGCCAATTGAGAACAAGTTCTCCGGATTTAAGTACTGGTCGTATCGGTCTTACCGATACTAGTTTCCTCATCGAGGTCAGTTTTCGTGGCCCGAGCAACGTCGTTTTTAACGTGACTAACGCTCGTCCGCAGTCTTTACCGGATACTAGTTTGACTTCTAAAGTGTTTAAAGTACCTCTGGAGAGTCACGTGTAA